Proteins from a single region of Dethiosulfovibrio peptidovorans:
- a CDS encoding membrane dipeptidase, whose product MRRAEELHRSRIVVDAHFDLLMEVLAKREAGRRNVMEDDILPAMREAGLDLVVSSIFIEDQFLPEMALRRALDQIAAFHQELDECGHLVSLCRSWGDVERARAQGKLAVILSFEGVEPLGNDLRLLRVFYELGVRGIGLVWSRRNFAGDGCFFVPRREGQKGGLTDFGVALLDEARDLNMFIDVSHLNDEGFWDVTRFWDGPFVASHSNCRALAGSMRNLTDDQIMALADHGGVMGMNCCSSFVVDQGFGVASPARLADHVDHIRDLVGLEHVGFGFDFCDWIRQSRGDTSTTCDCVPGYGGAVAFTAELLFRGYADEQAAAIIGGNWARVYGALLP is encoded by the coding sequence ATGCGACGAGCCGAGGAGCTTCATCGATCTCGTATCGTGGTAGACGCTCATTTCGATCTTCTCATGGAGGTGTTGGCCAAGAGAGAAGCTGGGCGCCGGAACGTCATGGAGGACGATATCCTGCCAGCTATGAGGGAGGCTGGTTTAGACCTGGTGGTCTCGTCCATCTTTATCGAAGACCAATTCCTTCCAGAGATGGCCTTACGTCGGGCTCTGGATCAGATCGCAGCTTTTCACCAGGAGCTGGATGAATGTGGTCATCTGGTAAGCCTGTGTCGTTCCTGGGGCGATGTGGAGAGAGCTCGGGCGCAGGGGAAATTAGCGGTGATTCTCTCCTTTGAGGGGGTTGAGCCCCTGGGCAACGATCTTCGGCTTCTGCGCGTATTCTACGAGCTGGGGGTACGGGGGATCGGTCTGGTCTGGAGTCGTCGTAATTTCGCAGGGGACGGGTGTTTTTTTGTTCCTCGGCGTGAGGGACAAAAGGGGGGACTCACCGATTTCGGCGTTGCTCTTCTGGATGAGGCCCGAGACCTGAACATGTTTATCGACGTCAGTCATCTGAACGACGAGGGTTTCTGGGACGTGACCAGATTCTGGGATGGTCCCTTTGTGGCTTCTCACTCCAATTGCCGGGCTCTTGCGGGAAGTATGCGAAACCTGACCGACGATCAGATCATGGCGTTGGCAGATCATGGCGGCGTCATGGGGATGAACTGCTGTAGTTCCTTCGTGGTTGATCAGGGCTTCGGAGTTGCATCACCGGCGAGACTGGCGGACCATGTGGATCACATTCGAGATCTGGTGGGGCTTGAACACGTGGGGTTCGGCTTCGATTTCTGTGACTGGATCCGACAGAGCAGAGGTGACACGAGTACGACCTGTGACTGTGTTCCCGGCTATGGCGGGGCAGTCGCTTTCACCGCTGAACTCCTCTTCAGAGGATACGCAGATGAGCAGGCAGCGGCGATCATTGGTGGTAACTGGGCTCGGGTCTACGGGGCGTTATTGCCATAG
- a CDS encoding phosphomannomutase translates to MRIPTTIFREYDIRGVADTDLSSANVLAIARAYGTYLRRKGVVRASVGGDVRFSTERIRKDVIQGLNETEIDVLDIGTVTSPLLYWSLFHHNLDGAVMITGSHNPKDMNGLKLAFGKSTLYGEEIQVIRRMVEADDMDMASKPGSVRREDLWDSYLDMLQEKIVLGPKRLKVAADAANGTAALRIVQFLERLGCEVIPLYCEPDGAFPNHHPDPQKRANMQDLIKAVREHGADVGVGFDGDADRIGVVDDKGEIIWGDMLMAFFWREILPKHPGAIAIIEVKCSQALEDEVRRLGGEPYYYKAGHSLIKAEMKRRGALFSGEYSGHIFFADEYYGYDDSFYAAGRLLRILSNSDRSLSEMLSDMPVYYHTEEIRVDCPDDQKFQVMKGITAKALEKYQAITVDGLRIVYPDGKGWGLIRASNTQPVLATRCEGKTPEDLAIIAEDIRQRIVDAGLPDFQWTY, encoded by the coding sequence ATGAGGATCCCCACCACTATTTTCAGGGAATACGATATCCGAGGTGTAGCAGATACCGATCTGTCGTCGGCCAACGTCCTGGCCATCGCCCGAGCATACGGCACCTACCTTCGGCGTAAAGGGGTGGTCCGAGCTTCCGTGGGAGGCGATGTCCGGTTCTCCACAGAACGGATTAGAAAAGACGTGATCCAAGGGCTGAACGAGACGGAAATCGACGTACTGGATATCGGGACCGTAACCAGTCCCCTGCTGTACTGGAGCCTGTTTCATCACAACCTGGACGGTGCCGTCATGATCACCGGCAGCCACAATCCCAAGGACATGAACGGCCTCAAACTGGCCTTCGGGAAATCGACACTCTACGGAGAGGAAATCCAGGTCATCCGCAGGATGGTTGAGGCCGACGACATGGACATGGCATCCAAGCCCGGTTCAGTCCGCCGAGAGGACCTTTGGGATTCTTACCTCGACATGCTCCAAGAAAAAATAGTTCTGGGACCAAAAAGACTCAAGGTGGCCGCCGATGCCGCCAATGGGACGGCAGCCCTCAGGATCGTTCAGTTCCTGGAGCGTCTGGGATGTGAGGTGATCCCTCTCTACTGTGAGCCCGACGGAGCCTTTCCCAACCACCATCCCGATCCTCAGAAACGGGCCAACATGCAGGACCTCATCAAGGCTGTTCGGGAACATGGTGCTGACGTGGGCGTCGGTTTCGACGGAGATGCCGACCGAATCGGAGTAGTGGACGACAAAGGAGAGATCATCTGGGGGGACATGCTCATGGCCTTCTTCTGGCGAGAGATCCTTCCTAAACATCCGGGAGCCATTGCCATAATCGAGGTGAAGTGCTCCCAAGCGCTTGAGGACGAAGTTCGCCGACTGGGTGGAGAACCCTACTATTACAAGGCCGGACACTCCCTTATCAAGGCCGAGATGAAACGCCGTGGTGCCCTATTCTCGGGGGAGTACTCGGGGCATATCTTCTTTGCCGACGAGTACTACGGCTACGACGACTCGTTCTATGCCGCCGGACGTCTGCTCCGCATCCTGTCCAACAGCGACCGTTCCCTATCAGAAATGCTGTCAGACATGCCAGTGTACTACCACACTGAAGAAATCCGGGTTGACTGTCCCGACGATCAGAAATTCCAAGTCATGAAAGGGATCACAGCCAAGGCCCTTGAGAAATACCAGGCCATCACCGTGGATGGCCTCCGCATTGTCTACCCCGACGGAAAGGGCTGGGGACTGATCCGGGCATCCAACACCCAACCGGTTCTGGCCACAAGATGCGAGGGCAAAACCCCCGAGGATCTCGCGATCATCGCCGAGGATATTCGGCAGCGTATCGTCGATGCAGGGCTCCCGGATTTTCAGTGGACCTACTGA
- a CDS encoding transporter, whose translation MWNGALVVLPLGIVMVVGWWLRRFQVLSSKGVEEMNRTLYWVVLPAILFRATVTVDPIHFTNFAFMAALYGPFLILPVFAWGLARLRGFPRERLAVSVLVSVRGNNVFLGLPVITVALGEAGLVWYAVYMALALVVYQLISIVSVQIALSGSVSLRTLTGALKKLMINPLVLACVAGVIGAFIGFRLPSWLDQSLCILGHTGSGVALVGLGASLKLGNLLSSLGRVWNDLLVRLILSPLLTWGALSLFSLDPMLVRTSVLMAAMPAAVDNFVLAQGMGMDHEAAGEIIVASTVWFVATTAFWLYLLGL comes from the coding sequence ATGTGGAATGGTGCGCTGGTGGTACTGCCTTTGGGGATTGTCATGGTTGTGGGGTGGTGGCTTCGCCGTTTTCAGGTGCTTTCATCCAAAGGTGTGGAAGAGATGAACCGTACCCTGTATTGGGTGGTCCTGCCAGCCATCTTGTTTCGGGCGACGGTAACGGTTGATCCGATTCATTTTACAAATTTCGCTTTTATGGCTGCCCTCTACGGCCCTTTCCTTATCCTTCCCGTCTTTGCCTGGGGGTTGGCCCGACTGAGAGGCTTCCCGAGAGAACGATTGGCTGTCTCGGTCCTCGTGTCGGTTCGGGGAAACAACGTTTTTCTGGGCTTGCCGGTCATTACCGTGGCTTTGGGGGAAGCTGGGCTTGTCTGGTATGCTGTCTACATGGCTTTGGCTCTCGTGGTCTATCAGCTCATCTCCATCGTATCGGTACAGATCGCTCTTTCGGGCAGTGTGTCGCTCCGAACCCTGACTGGCGCACTGAAAAAACTGATGATTAATCCCCTGGTTCTGGCCTGTGTGGCGGGAGTCATCGGTGCTTTTATCGGCTTTCGACTCCCAAGCTGGCTGGACCAGAGCTTGTGCATCCTTGGGCACACAGGCAGTGGTGTGGCTCTGGTCGGTTTAGGGGCCTCCCTGAAACTGGGAAACCTCCTGTCCTCTCTGGGCCGGGTCTGGAACGACCTTTTGGTTCGCTTGATCCTCTCCCCCCTTCTTACCTGGGGGGCCTTGAGCCTTTTCTCTCTGGATCCCATGTTGGTGCGGACTTCGGTGCTCATGGCCGCTATGCCGGCGGCGGTGGACAATTTTGTTCTGGCCCAGGGGATGGGCATGGATCACGAGGCTGCTGGAGAGATTATCGTCGCGTCCACAGTCTGGTTTGTTGCGACCACTGCTTTCTGGCTTTACCTTTTAGGGCTCTAG
- a CDS encoding MFS transporter — protein MRLQQDRYILLVLSFSLFCCMLGVGVISPILPLYAVQLGAGGGLLGLVLGIFSLSRLGCSLVAGGLADRLERKYLILFGLSVYTLSSVAYLAVTSVWHMVAIRFFNGMGSAFVIPVAMSIGSDVSKKGGEGKFFGFLQMALFAGIGTGPLISGLMADWLGLQAPFLVMTSLTLMALVGVAWGLPTGLPVSSSSHVGSMKVYRALLRDPVLCRVYVYQFSSALGRGSMLMFLPLIASEAHLTFFKIGVVLSIVSLTTGFLQRFTGLLADRMPKNRLVWVGGTITSGILFMMPAFRSFPSLLLGALIFGLGAATSSPSIISMAAIRGRVFGTGRTMGMFNIAFGLGMTLGPLLAGYIREVGILSSPFVPIGGILLGCTSLFIFDHPFRGLDDLVEEGGPCV, from the coding sequence GTGAGATTGCAGCAAGATCGGTATATTCTTCTGGTCCTTTCTTTTTCCTTATTCTGCTGTATGTTGGGAGTCGGGGTCATCAGTCCTATACTGCCACTGTATGCCGTTCAACTCGGTGCTGGAGGGGGTCTTCTCGGGTTGGTCCTGGGGATTTTTTCCCTGTCTCGATTGGGCTGTTCGCTGGTCGCCGGAGGGTTGGCCGACCGATTGGAGCGAAAGTACCTGATCCTCTTTGGTCTGTCGGTGTACACTCTGTCCTCTGTGGCGTATCTGGCGGTCACCTCCGTGTGGCACATGGTGGCCATTCGGTTTTTCAACGGTATGGGATCGGCCTTCGTCATTCCCGTGGCTATGTCCATCGGCTCGGATGTCTCGAAAAAAGGGGGAGAGGGAAAATTTTTCGGTTTCCTTCAGATGGCGTTGTTCGCTGGCATCGGCACGGGCCCCCTGATCAGCGGGCTGATGGCCGACTGGCTTGGATTGCAGGCACCCTTTTTAGTTATGACGTCGTTGACGTTGATGGCTCTCGTAGGGGTCGCCTGGGGGCTGCCGACGGGGTTGCCCGTGAGTTCTTCGTCTCACGTCGGGTCGATGAAAGTTTACAGGGCCTTGTTGAGAGACCCCGTACTTTGTCGGGTGTACGTCTATCAGTTTTCCTCAGCTCTGGGGCGGGGATCCATGCTTATGTTTTTGCCCCTTATCGCATCCGAAGCTCACCTGACCTTTTTCAAGATCGGCGTTGTTCTGTCAATCGTGTCTCTGACGACGGGGTTCTTGCAGCGATTCACCGGCCTTTTAGCTGATCGAATGCCGAAAAACCGACTGGTTTGGGTGGGGGGAACTATCACGTCGGGTATCCTCTTCATGATGCCCGCCTTTCGCTCGTTCCCGTCCCTCTTGCTTGGAGCGTTGATCTTTGGCCTGGGGGCTGCCACCAGCTCTCCGTCCATCATATCAATGGCAGCCATTCGGGGACGTGTCTTCGGGACCGGTCGAACCATGGGAATGTTCAACATCGCTTTCGGACTGGGGATGACTCTGGGGCCTTTGTTGGCAGGATACATTCGGGAGGTGGGTATTCTTTCATCTCCCTTTGTCCCTATCGGGGGTATCCTCTTGGGATGTACCTCGTTGTTTATTTTTGACCATCCCTTTAGGGGGCTGGACGACCTGGTGGAGGAGGGCGGCCCATGCGTATGA
- a CDS encoding fuculose phosphate aldolase (catalyzes the formation of glycerone phosphate and (S)-lactaldehyde from L-fuculose 1-phosphate) translates to MRMRTEREEIVRYGMKLLEEGLTTGTGGNLSVFHRASGIVALSPSGIPYRETQPEDVVLMTSEGDFVDRAHRIPTSEWELHLTLYRKRPDISAVVHCHSDYATAVSCLGVDLPAVNYMVAVVGDKVPLTPFGVYGTRDLAEKVADNIGGYDGALMANHGQVALGQTLKAAFTVALNVEYVARLYILAKSVGEPSLLSRDDIKRTRERFRSYGQERQ, encoded by the coding sequence ATGCGTATGAGAACCGAGCGGGAAGAGATCGTGCGTTATGGCATGAAGCTGCTGGAAGAAGGTCTGACCACCGGAACAGGCGGAAATCTGAGTGTCTTTCATCGGGCCTCGGGAATCGTGGCCTTGAGCCCTTCGGGAATTCCCTACAGAGAGACGCAACCCGAGGATGTTGTCCTTATGACCTCTGAGGGCGACTTTGTGGATAGGGCCCATCGAATCCCCACCAGCGAGTGGGAGCTTCATCTGACTTTGTACAGGAAGCGTCCTGACATCTCGGCGGTGGTCCACTGCCACTCGGACTACGCTACGGCCGTCTCCTGTCTGGGTGTGGACTTGCCTGCGGTGAACTACATGGTGGCAGTCGTAGGGGATAAAGTACCCCTGACCCCCTTCGGTGTGTACGGGACGAGGGATCTGGCTGAGAAGGTCGCCGACAACATCGGCGGTTACGACGGAGCCCTTATGGCCAATCACGGTCAGGTGGCTCTGGGGCAAACTCTCAAGGCGGCATTCACCGTGGCCCTCAACGTGGAGTACGTGGCCAGGCTCTATATTTTGGCGAAAAGCGTGGGAGAGCCGAGCCTCCTTTCCAGGGATGACATAAAGAGAACCCGAGAGCGGTTTCGGTCCTACGGTCAGGAGCGGCAGTAA
- a CDS encoding peptidase M24 family protein: MNEQRTNKILDHMKQKGVSSILVSDPSSVFYLTGKWMHTGERLLVLYLNSKGEHKLVNNELFPLHDDLGLDIVWYDDTQDPVEKIALLVGEKDTIGIDKVWPSRFLLRLQELKSAATYVNGSSVVDAVRMRKDEAERARMRKASVLNDQSMGMMIPMVGTGQFSEKEMGQKLATIYEDLGTEGFSFNPIIGYGKNCADPHHEIDGSMVSEGDSVIIDIGCVKDSYCSDMTRTVFYKKVSQKAKDVYALVREANQKGIDTVKPGVRFCDVDNAAREHISTAGFGQYFTHRTGHSIGIDVHEHGDVSAANTDVLEEGMIFSVEPGIYIPGEFGVRIEDLVLVTDSGCEVLNSYDKSLTIIGD; the protein is encoded by the coding sequence ATGAACGAACAACGGACAAACAAGATCCTGGACCACATGAAGCAAAAGGGAGTTTCCTCCATTCTGGTGTCCGATCCAAGCAGTGTGTTCTATCTGACGGGAAAGTGGATGCACACCGGCGAACGGCTGTTGGTGCTCTACTTGAACTCCAAGGGCGAGCATAAGCTTGTCAACAACGAACTTTTCCCCCTCCATGACGACCTCGGGCTGGATATCGTGTGGTACGACGACACCCAGGACCCCGTGGAGAAGATTGCCTTGCTGGTGGGAGAAAAGGACACGATCGGCATCGACAAGGTCTGGCCCTCCAGGTTTCTGCTCAGGCTTCAGGAGCTGAAGTCTGCCGCCACGTACGTCAACGGATCGTCCGTGGTGGACGCCGTTCGCATGAGGAAGGACGAGGCAGAAAGAGCGCGTATGCGAAAAGCCTCTGTGCTCAACGATCAGTCCATGGGGATGATGATCCCTATGGTGGGAACGGGGCAATTCTCCGAGAAGGAGATGGGGCAAAAGCTGGCCACCATCTACGAGGATCTGGGGACCGAGGGTTTTTCCTTCAACCCCATCATCGGGTACGGGAAAAACTGTGCCGACCCGCACCACGAGATCGACGGTTCCATGGTCTCCGAGGGAGACAGCGTCATCATAGACATCGGCTGTGTTAAGGATTCCTACTGCTCCGACATGACCAGGACCGTCTTCTATAAAAAGGTTTCCCAGAAGGCGAAGGACGTGTACGCCCTGGTACGGGAGGCCAACCAGAAGGGGATCGACACGGTTAAGCCAGGCGTCCGATTCTGCGACGTGGACAACGCCGCCCGAGAGCACATCAGCACTGCTGGGTTCGGCCAGTATTTCACCCACAGGACGGGGCATTCCATCGGCATCGACGTCCACGAGCACGGCGACGTGTCGGCGGCAAACACCGATGTTCTGGAGGAAGGTATGATCTTCTCCGTCGAGCCGGGGATCTACATCCCCGGGGAGTTCGGCGTCCGCATCGAGGATCTGGTTCTGGTCACCGACTCGGGATGTGAGGTCCTGAACAGCTACGACAAGTCGCTCACAATCATCGGAGACTAG